A DNA window from Thalassospiraceae bacterium LMO-JJ14 contains the following coding sequences:
- a CDS encoding aconitase X catalytic domain-containing protein: MKLNDEEQAMLAGEMGEPRRWAIDHMMKVGRMFDAADLVPVSQVHMMADPESVGDAGTSFMEAMAKHPEKDRRVAVPMITDPRGVDLNYYSPLGQTEDMANIERRFIAASEKLGILMTNTCVNYQTVMAPILGDHVAFGDTGVVIYSNSACGARSNFEGGPSALAAGLSGRTPRYGLHLDENRRATKRYVVRQQPKGLTDWGVLGAVVGRMAGSYWEVPAIEGLEAVPTSDQMKHMGAAMASYGSTPLFHLVGITPEAPTLAAVGADKLTAEEVTKADLDQLRSSFGGRGDKVDVVVFAAPQLSIVEMQQVADLVGSQKIHKDSAMIVCTSPTVYADATRMGLIGRIEASGAKVLEGTCFYNQYAREIGEANGWKRLLSNSAKIVNILGGYGYEPALADMEACIASAVAGEIV, translated from the coding sequence ATGAAACTTAACGACGAAGAACAGGCCATGCTGGCCGGTGAGATGGGCGAGCCCCGGCGCTGGGCCATCGATCACATGATGAAGGTCGGGCGCATGTTCGATGCCGCCGATCTGGTGCCGGTTTCCCAGGTGCACATGATGGCCGATCCGGAATCCGTCGGCGATGCCGGAACCTCGTTCATGGAAGCCATGGCGAAGCACCCGGAAAAGGACCGCCGCGTCGCCGTGCCGATGATCACCGACCCCCGAGGCGTCGACCTGAATTACTACAGCCCGCTCGGCCAGACCGAGGACATGGCGAACATCGAACGCCGTTTCATCGCCGCGAGCGAGAAGCTCGGCATTCTGATGACCAATACCTGCGTCAATTATCAGACCGTGATGGCACCGATACTGGGCGATCACGTGGCGTTCGGCGACACCGGCGTCGTGATTTACAGCAACAGCGCCTGCGGTGCGCGGTCCAACTTCGAGGGCGGGCCGTCTGCCTTGGCGGCGGGGTTGAGTGGACGGACGCCGCGCTACGGGCTGCATCTGGATGAAAACCGCCGTGCCACGAAGCGCTATGTCGTGCGCCAACAGCCTAAGGGCCTCACCGATTGGGGCGTGCTCGGCGCCGTCGTCGGGCGGATGGCCGGATCGTACTGGGAGGTTCCGGCGATCGAGGGTCTGGAAGCCGTGCCGACATCGGATCAGATGAAGCACATGGGCGCGGCGATGGCGAGTTACGGCTCGACGCCGCTGTTCCACCTGGTCGGGATCACCCCGGAAGCCCCGACACTGGCGGCCGTCGGTGCCGACAAGCTGACGGCGGAAGAGGTGACGAAGGCCGATCTCGACCAACTGCGCTCCTCGTTCGGCGGCCGTGGTGACAAGGTCGACGTGGTGGTGTTCGCCGCGCCGCAGCTTTCCATCGTCGAAATGCAGCAGGTCGCCGATCTGGTGGGTAGCCAGAAAATCCACAAGGACAGCGCCATGATCGTCTGCACGTCGCCGACGGTTTATGCCGATGCGACACGTATGGGCCTGATCGGCCGGATCGAGGCGTCGGGCGCCAAGGTGCTCGAAGGGACCTGTTTCTATAACCAGTATGCGCGCGAAATCGGCGAGGCCAACGGCTGGAAACGGCTGCTCAGCAATTCCGCCAAGATCGTCAATATCCTCGGCGGTTACGGGTATGAACCGGCGCTGGCCGACATGGAGGCCTGTATCGCCTCCGCCGTGGCAGGAGAAATCGTATGA
- a CDS encoding sulfatase-like hydrolase/transferase, whose amino-acid sequence MKPTNLLIIMSDEHTRSVAGCYGHDIVKTPNLDKLAAGGARYDSAYTTCPVCVPARASFATGKYVHQTEHWDNAIAFDGTIPSWHSLLRERGHHTVSIGKLHFRSGDDDNGFSDEQIGMHIIDGKGDMMGWIRDDSMPKRGGAYKMARMAGPGESVYTTYDREIAARAQVWLREEAQKHTDKPWVLFVSLVCPHFPLTAPPEMFYDYYDGDLPLPKLYEERHKKQHPYIEDYRGAFAYDEHFHNLDEVKRAQAGYLGLCSFLDFNVGNILSALDDAGLTDNTRVMYTSDHGDNNGARGLWGKSTMYEEAAAVPLILSGPDIPAGKVVKTPVSFVDMYPFIIDCVGARDDKTVSADHPGTNITEYLNGDDETKVAFSEYHGMGSKTAAFLVRRGPWKLVHYVAYEPQLFNLEDDPEELNDLAADPAMQPLIAELRAALEKIVDPVATDKHAKEQQAALLAANGGAEAVIARGDLGFSMPPGVDPHFD is encoded by the coding sequence GTGAAACCGACAAATCTTCTTATCATCATGTCCGATGAGCATACCCGCAGTGTCGCAGGATGCTACGGGCATGACATCGTCAAGACGCCGAACCTCGACAAACTCGCGGCCGGCGGTGCGCGTTATGATTCGGCATATACCACCTGTCCGGTCTGCGTGCCGGCCCGCGCGTCGTTCGCGACCGGCAAGTACGTGCACCAGACCGAACACTGGGATAACGCGATTGCCTTCGACGGGACGATCCCGAGCTGGCACTCTTTGCTGCGCGAACGCGGCCACCATACGGTGTCCATCGGCAAGCTGCATTTCCGCTCGGGTGACGACGACAACGGTTTTTCCGACGAGCAGATCGGCATGCACATCATCGACGGCAAGGGCGACATGATGGGCTGGATCCGCGACGACAGCATGCCGAAGCGGGGCGGGGCCTATAAAATGGCGCGCATGGCCGGGCCGGGGGAATCGGTCTACACCACCTATGACCGCGAGATCGCGGCGCGCGCCCAGGTCTGGCTGCGTGAAGAAGCGCAAAAGCACACCGACAAGCCGTGGGTGCTGTTCGTTTCGCTGGTGTGTCCGCACTTCCCGCTGACCGCACCGCCGGAGATGTTCTATGATTATTACGACGGCGACCTGCCGCTGCCGAAGCTGTACGAGGAGCGCCACAAAAAACAGCACCCGTACATCGAGGATTACCGGGGCGCGTTTGCCTACGACGAGCACTTCCACAATCTGGACGAAGTGAAGCGCGCACAGGCCGGATATCTGGGGCTGTGCAGTTTTCTCGATTTCAACGTCGGCAACATCCTCTCGGCGCTCGACGATGCCGGGCTCACGGACAACACGCGGGTCATGTACACGTCCGATCACGGCGACAACAACGGCGCGCGCGGGCTGTGGGGCAAGTCGACCATGTACGAGGAAGCCGCCGCCGTGCCGCTGATCCTGAGCGGGCCGGACATTCCCGCCGGCAAGGTGGTGAAAACACCGGTCAGCTTCGTCGACATGTATCCGTTCATCATCGATTGCGTTGGCGCACGTGACGACAAAACCGTGTCGGCGGACCACCCCGGCACCAACATCACGGAATACCTGAACGGCGACGACGAGACCAAGGTCGCGTTTTCCGAATACCATGGCATGGGCTCGAAGACGGCGGCGTTCCTTGTCCGCCGGGGGCCGTGGAAACTGGTGCACTACGTGGCGTACGAACCGCAGTTGTTCAATCTTGAAGACGATCCGGAAGAGCTGAACGATCTGGCCGCCGATCCGGCGATGCAGCCGCTGATCGCCGAGCTGCGCGCCGCGCTAGAAAAAATCGTCGACCCGGTGGCGACCGACAAGCATGCCAAGGAACAGCAGGCGGCGCTGCTGGCGGCGAACGGCGGCGCCGAGGCGGTGATCGCGCGCGGCGATCTCGGCTTCAGCATGCCGCCCGGCGTCGACCCGCACTTCGACTGA
- a CDS encoding GntR family transcriptional regulator: MNVSGPAKNNAPIWVDARAKQKPQWNKLSRFLDRRIKQAADLGDPKYKVLQDGLVDAIRTGVIGDNELLPTENDLTKITPFSLGTVQRALKNLVSAGLIVRKAGVGTIVAPWRRELENPLHTRFLDKNGNVLPVYTEVLSRRRVSGPGPWQDFLDSDPNTLVIKRRLIIERPKEDGGDFCYYNHFYFDASKFPVFQTASKRDLNGVNLKRKMAEEFGLVITRVSNHMSIYQATTEIAAALNIDAGTPLIRQRVYVYSMEGPLYYQDYWIPSDVPEIVIDTALDNLAEV, encoded by the coding sequence ATGAACGTAAGCGGGCCAGCAAAGAACAATGCGCCGATATGGGTTGATGCGCGTGCCAAGCAAAAGCCCCAATGGAACAAGCTTAGCCGTTTTCTCGACCGCAGGATCAAGCAGGCCGCCGATCTTGGAGATCCCAAATACAAGGTGTTGCAGGACGGTCTGGTCGATGCGATCCGCACCGGGGTTATCGGCGATAATGAATTGCTGCCGACTGAAAATGACCTGACAAAGATCACCCCGTTTAGTCTGGGCACCGTGCAGCGTGCGCTGAAAAATCTGGTGTCTGCCGGCTTGATCGTGCGCAAGGCCGGTGTCGGGACTATTGTCGCGCCGTGGCGGCGTGAGCTTGAAAATCCGCTGCATACCCGCTTTTTGGACAAGAACGGCAACGTGTTGCCTGTATATACCGAAGTGCTGTCCCGCCGCCGTGTCAGCGGCCCCGGACCATGGCAGGATTTTCTGGACTCTGATCCGAACACGCTGGTCATCAAGCGCCGCCTGATCATCGAACGGCCCAAGGAAGATGGCGGGGATTTCTGTTACTACAATCATTTCTATTTTGACGCGTCGAAGTTCCCGGTGTTTCAGACGGCCTCAAAACGCGATCTCAACGGGGTCAACCTGAAACGCAAGATGGCCGAGGAATTCGGTCTCGTAATCACGCGCGTTAGCAACCACATGAGCATTTATCAGGCGACCACGGAAATCGCCGCGGCACTCAACATCGATGCCGGGACGCCGCTGATTCGTCAGCGGGTATACGTCTACTCCATGGAAGGCCCGCTGTATTATCAGGATTACTGGATTCCGTCGGATGTGCCGGAAATCGTCATCGACACGGCGCTGGATAACCTCGCCGAAGTATAA
- a CDS encoding tripartite tricarboxylate transporter TctB family protein produces MDTDKRKHAINELMTVKAARTKDIILALVLIAVGLYGGISVLSTKATGFVDDQTMDHTTLPSLWGFFLAGLTALWLVQLVIELRTVNTSLGVLDHRANVFSIDRMFPELSKTLIGRMIAAVISIAVYAVLFEEMPFALITGVFLFVMLLVFGRPLHWKTGVLALGGCLVFHLMFVTFLQLPL; encoded by the coding sequence GTGGACACAGACAAGCGCAAACACGCCATCAATGAATTGATGACCGTGAAGGCAGCCCGGACCAAGGATATCATCCTGGCCCTGGTTCTGATCGCGGTCGGCCTCTATGGCGGCATATCCGTTCTTTCAACAAAAGCAACCGGGTTCGTCGACGACCAGACGATGGACCACACGACACTGCCCAGTCTTTGGGGCTTCTTCCTCGCCGGACTAACGGCGCTTTGGCTGGTTCAGCTGGTGATTGAGTTGCGCACCGTCAACACATCGCTCGGCGTTCTCGATCACCGTGCGAACGTGTTTTCGATCGATCGCATGTTCCCCGAACTTTCGAAGACCCTGATCGGGCGCATGATTGCCGCCGTTATCTCAATCGCCGTTTATGCGGTGTTGTTCGAGGAAATGCCGTTCGCCCTGATTACCGGCGTTTTCCTGTTTGTCATGCTGCTTGTCTTCGGGCGTCCGCTGCACTGGAAAACCGGCGTATTGGCGCTCGGCGGATGTCTGGTTTTTCACCTGATGTTCGTCACGTTTCTGCAACTGCCGCTTTAG
- a CDS encoding tripartite tricarboxylate transporter permease: MFEGLIGGFGHLADPTNLMLIFAGTALGILVGALPGLSSPMAITVLLPLTYAFQPIPALVLLMGVYVGTKLGGSFSAILLRTPGTPAAACTALDGFPMAEQGKAAEALGYATVGSTLGGLISWCIAVTSIPLLAAVAIEAKNADIALIGILGLVLVSAFARGSMLKGLIGVMLGLLIATIGLDPIDATDRFTFGVPQMMEGIPFTAALIGFFGIAVVLTDLQLVGRKSELITDRVSMKMPGFKELKQRWQSIFIGGTYGVFIGAVPGVGAESATWLAYATAKNRSKTPEKFGKGEPDGVLTPEACNNATTGGTMIPMLTLGLPGDGSTAVMLGALVLHGVEPGVLLMSQSGDLVYAILASLLVATVFMFLLAMGAMKYFVLVLRQDRSFLFPFVLVLASVGAYAISNTLFPVVVAICLGIIGYVMETRRFPLVTVVLGIILGPIIEYNARVAMVIAGNDWAVFVGTWPRIILVTITVLLVLREIQKSLSEQKQRREEILTTASYD; the protein is encoded by the coding sequence ATGTTTGAAGGACTTATCGGCGGTTTCGGTCATCTGGCGGACCCCACGAATCTGATGCTGATCTTTGCCGGCACCGCGCTCGGCATTCTCGTCGGCGCCCTGCCCGGCCTCTCCTCGCCGATGGCGATCACGGTCCTGCTGCCGCTGACGTACGCGTTTCAACCCATTCCGGCGCTGGTGCTGTTGATGGGCGTGTATGTCGGCACCAAGCTCGGCGGCTCATTCTCCGCGATTCTGCTCCGAACACCGGGGACACCAGCGGCGGCGTGTACCGCGCTCGACGGCTTTCCCATGGCCGAGCAGGGCAAGGCGGCAGAAGCGCTCGGGTACGCCACCGTCGGCTCGACACTCGGCGGTCTGATTTCATGGTGCATCGCCGTCACGTCCATTCCACTTCTGGCGGCCGTCGCCATCGAAGCCAAGAACGCCGACATTGCGTTGATCGGCATCCTTGGCCTGGTGCTGGTTTCCGCGTTCGCGCGCGGCTCCATGCTCAAGGGTCTGATCGGTGTCATGCTCGGCCTGCTGATCGCTACCATCGGCCTCGATCCGATCGACGCCACCGACCGTTTCACCTTCGGTGTCCCGCAAATGATGGAAGGCATCCCGTTTACCGCCGCCCTGATCGGGTTCTTCGGCATTGCCGTGGTGCTGACCGATCTGCAACTGGTTGGCCGCAAAAGCGAACTGATCACGGACCGCGTAAGCATGAAAATGCCCGGCTTCAAGGAACTGAAGCAGCGCTGGCAGTCGATTTTCATCGGCGGTACGTATGGCGTGTTTATCGGCGCCGTCCCCGGTGTCGGTGCCGAAAGCGCGACGTGGCTTGCTTATGCGACCGCCAAGAACCGCTCCAAAACGCCCGAAAAATTCGGCAAGGGCGAACCCGACGGGGTGCTGACGCCGGAAGCCTGCAACAATGCCACGACCGGCGGCACCATGATCCCGATGCTGACACTGGGCCTGCCCGGCGACGGCTCGACGGCGGTGATGCTGGGCGCGCTGGTACTGCACGGCGTTGAGCCGGGCGTGCTGCTGATGAGCCAGTCCGGCGATCTGGTCTATGCCATCCTCGCCAGTCTTCTGGTCGCCACGGTGTTCATGTTCCTGCTGGCGATGGGGGCGATGAAGTACTTCGTGCTTGTGCTGCGCCAGGACCGTTCGTTCCTGTTCCCGTTCGTGCTCGTGCTGGCCAGCGTCGGCGCTTACGCCATTTCCAACACCCTGTTCCCGGTCGTCGTCGCGATCTGCCTCGGCATCATCGGCTACGTAATGGAAACACGCAGGTTTCCGCTGGTGACGGTGGTGCTGGGGATCATCCTCGGCCCGATCATCGAATACAACGCACGCGTTGCCATGGTCATCGCCGGCAACGACTGGGCGGTATTCGTCGGCACCTGGCCGCGCATCATACTTGTCACGATTACGGTGCTGCTTGTGCTTCGCGAAATCCAGAAAAGCCTGAGCGAACAAAAACAGCGCCGCGAGGAGATTTTGACGACCGCGTCTTACGACTAA
- a CDS encoding tripartite tricarboxylate transporter substrate binding protein: protein MKNIKRQLTATAGAFAFAAAMMIGGTASAEFPDSTIHLVVPWKAGGGTDTIVRGYQKAFEKAAGVTVVIDNINGAKSVTGTLKVAKAKGDGYTILFNGSLDVTSNLAMKPLPYDVSSFKAVGGVYTTPTWFITNVKRPYKDFQDFLDAAKANPGKLSMGTAGSTHTLVAHAVKGATGLNFKIVPFSGGADLKKALIGDEVDIGQFHSPVMINEIKAGIIRPLVATAPMGGINYAPAQNLKTLKDYGIDLNLAATRGLMVPKSTPDAIVAKLEAIAKEASMDPSFAEFGKTFGFAPVWVSAADYGKQHEDEVKLLKEIKSKYID from the coding sequence ATGAAGAATATTAAACGTCAATTGACTGCGACCGCGGGGGCATTCGCCTTCGCCGCTGCGATGATGATCGGGGGCACGGCAAGCGCTGAATTCCCCGACAGCACAATCCATCTGGTCGTGCCGTGGAAAGCCGGGGGCGGCACCGATACCATCGTCCGCGGTTACCAGAAAGCCTTCGAAAAGGCCGCCGGCGTCACTGTCGTCATCGACAATATCAACGGCGCGAAAAGCGTTACCGGTACGCTCAAGGTCGCCAAAGCCAAGGGTGACGGCTACACGATCCTGTTCAACGGCTCGCTCGACGTGACGTCGAACCTGGCGATGAAGCCGCTGCCGTATGACGTTTCCAGCTTCAAGGCCGTCGGTGGCGTTTACACCACGCCAACGTGGTTCATCACCAACGTCAAACGCCCGTACAAGGATTTCCAGGATTTCCTCGATGCCGCCAAGGCCAACCCCGGCAAGCTGTCGATGGGGACCGCCGGCTCCACGCACACACTGGTCGCGCACGCGGTCAAAGGTGCGACGGGTCTGAACTTCAAGATCGTGCCGTTTTCCGGCGGTGCTGACCTGAAGAAAGCCCTGATCGGCGACGAGGTCGACATCGGGCAGTTCCATTCCCCGGTGATGATCAACGAAATCAAGGCCGGCATCATCCGTCCACTGGTCGCCACGGCACCGATGGGCGGCATCAACTACGCGCCGGCACAGAACCTGAAAACCCTCAAGGACTATGGCATCGATCTCAATCTGGCCGCGACACGCGGCTTGATGGTGCCGAAGTCGACGCCGGATGCCATCGTCGCCAAGCTGGAGGCCATCGCCAAGGAAGCCTCCATGGACCCCTCGTTCGCCGAGTTCGGCAAAACGTTCGGTTTCGCGCCGGTGTGGGTGTCGGCCGCCGATTACGGCAAGCAGCATGAAGACGAAGTAAAGCTGCTGAAGGAAATCAAGAGCAAGTACATCGACTAA
- a CDS encoding CoA transferase: protein MTAATDTTQAHTRQGPLRNLRVLDIATIIAGPLAGSLLADFGADVLKVELPERGDAIRALPPHKDGVALWSKVVNRGKRGVTLDLRTDDGAALFKKMIAERDVLIENFRPGTLERWGLAPDVLWKINPKLTILRVSAFGRAGPYAEKPGFARVADAMSGFLNLCGPADGAPVHPGYPVADSVTGLFGAFGLLAALMELRENPDAPGQVVSVSLFESMFRMLDFLAVEYDQLGKVRGRYGNRNPYAAPGNVFRSKDGKWITLAASAQSIFERLCHAMARPELIDDVRFTDNVQRLAHTDELDAIVAQWFAERDADDACRHMESFDVSAVRVRSIDELFEEEQVLANDMLVSVDDPELGALRMQGVTPGMSRTPGAVHKTGPALGEANDDVYADLGLSTEQIAALKARGVI, encoded by the coding sequence ATGACCGCCGCCACCGACACCACGCAAGCCCATACCCGACAAGGGCCGCTCAGGAACCTCCGTGTGCTCGATATCGCGACGATTATCGCCGGACCGCTGGCGGGCAGCCTGCTTGCAGATTTCGGCGCCGACGTGCTGAAGGTTGAACTGCCGGAGCGCGGCGACGCGATCCGCGCCCTGCCGCCGCACAAGGACGGTGTCGCGCTGTGGTCGAAAGTCGTCAACCGCGGCAAGCGCGGCGTCACGCTCGACCTGCGCACCGACGACGGGGCGGCGCTGTTCAAGAAGATGATCGCCGAGCGCGATGTGCTGATCGAGAACTTCCGTCCCGGCACGCTGGAACGCTGGGGCCTGGCGCCGGACGTGTTGTGGAAAATCAATCCGAAGCTGACGATCCTGCGCGTCAGTGCCTTCGGCCGCGCCGGACCGTATGCCGAGAAACCCGGCTTTGCGCGCGTCGCCGACGCCATGTCGGGATTCCTCAACCTGTGCGGCCCGGCCGACGGCGCGCCGGTGCACCCGGGCTATCCCGTCGCCGATTCCGTGACCGGCCTGTTCGGCGCCTTCGGGCTTCTGGCAGCGCTGATGGAGCTTCGCGAGAATCCGGACGCGCCGGGCCAGGTGGTCAGCGTCTCACTGTTCGAGAGCATGTTCCGCATGCTCGATTTCCTGGCCGTCGAATACGACCAGTTGGGCAAGGTCAGGGGCCGTTACGGCAACCGCAATCCCTATGCCGCACCCGGCAACGTGTTCAGATCGAAGGACGGCAAGTGGATCACGCTTGCGGCCAGCGCGCAGTCGATCTTCGAGCGGCTGTGCCATGCCATGGCCCGGCCCGAGCTGATCGACGATGTCCGCTTCACCGACAATGTGCAGCGCCTGGCGCACACCGACGAGCTGGACGCCATCGTCGCCCAATGGTTCGCCGAGCGCGACGCCGACGACGCGTGCCGGCACATGGAAAGCTTCGACGTCAGCGCCGTGCGCGTGCGCAGCATCGACGAGCTGTTCGAGGAAGAACAGGTCCTCGCCAACGACATGCTGGTCAGCGTCGACGATCCGGAACTGGGCGCACTGCGCATGCAGGGCGTGACCCCGGGTATGTCGCGGACGCCGGGCGCCGTGCACAAAACCGGCCCGGCACTGGGCGAAGCCAACGACGATGTCTATGCGGACCTCGGCCTAAGCACGGAGCAGATCGCGGCACTGAAGGCGCGGGGGGTGATCTGA
- a CDS encoding ACT domain-containing protein produces MADTLIITFIARDRPGVVEQLAEIVEAEGGNWLESRMAHLAETFAGVARVSVPKAKAGSLTAALTALDRDGFQVMVREAGDTASEAAGAVIAFEIVGPDHPGIVHELTRTIAAQGASVEEMETRIEGAPHGGGTLFHADTRVRLPAGLSEEDFRDALEDSANALVVDIVINED; encoded by the coding sequence ATGGCCGATACACTGATCATCACCTTCATCGCCCGCGACCGTCCCGGCGTGGTCGAGCAACTGGCGGAAATCGTCGAGGCCGAAGGCGGCAACTGGCTGGAAAGCCGGATGGCGCATCTGGCCGAAACCTTTGCCGGCGTGGCCCGTGTTTCCGTGCCCAAGGCCAAGGCCGGATCCCTGACGGCGGCGCTGACGGCGCTGGACCGGGACGGCTTTCAGGTCATGGTGCGCGAAGCCGGCGACACGGCCAGCGAAGCCGCAGGCGCGGTGATCGCGTTCGAAATCGTCGGTCCCGACCACCCCGGCATCGTGCACGAACTGACGCGCACCATCGCCGCCCAGGGCGCCAGCGTCGAGGAAATGGAAACCCGTATCGAAGGCGCGCCGCACGGCGGCGGCACGCTGTTTCACGCCGACACGCGGGTGCGCCTGCCGGCCGGCCTGTCGGAAGAGGATTTCCGCGACGCGCTCGAGGACAGCGCCAACGCGCTGGTCGTCGATATCGTCATCAATGAGGACTGA